From the genome of Pseudomonas sp. AB6, one region includes:
- the ftsA gene encoding cell division protein FtsA has protein sequence MANVQSGKMIVGLDIGTSKVVALVGEVGADGTLEIVGIGTHPSRGLKKGVVVNIESTVQSIQRAIEEAQLMAGCRIHSAFVGVAGNHIRSLNSHGIVAIRDREVSMADLERVLDAAQAVAIPADQRVLHTLPQDYVIDNQEGVREPLGMSGVRLEAKVHVVTCAVNAAQNIEKCVRRCGLEIDDIILEQLASAYSVLTDDEKELGVCLVDIGGGTTDIAIFTEGAIRHTAVIPIAGDQVTNDIAMALRTPTQYAEEIKIRYACALAKLAGAGETIKVPSVGDRPPRELSRQALAEVVEPRYDELFTLIQAELRRSGYEDLIPAGIVLTGGTSKMEGAIELAEEIFHMPVRLGVPHSVKGLADVVRNPIYSTGVGLLLYGLQKQSDGISLSGISSSNSGYSSDEPKAPVLERLKRWVQGNF, from the coding sequence ATGGCAAACGTGCAAAGCGGGAAAATGATCGTCGGTTTGGATATCGGCACCTCCAAAGTGGTAGCGCTGGTGGGCGAGGTCGGGGCCGATGGGACCCTTGAAATCGTCGGCATCGGCACGCACCCTTCCCGCGGCCTGAAGAAGGGCGTGGTGGTGAATATCGAGTCCACCGTGCAGTCGATCCAGCGCGCGATTGAAGAAGCCCAACTGATGGCGGGCTGCCGAATTCACTCGGCTTTTGTCGGGGTGGCGGGCAACCACATCCGCAGCCTGAATTCCCACGGCATCGTTGCTATTCGTGATCGCGAAGTCAGCATGGCCGACCTTGAACGTGTGCTGGATGCTGCGCAGGCCGTTGCTATTCCGGCCGATCAGCGGGTGCTTCACACCCTGCCGCAGGACTACGTCATCGATAACCAAGAAGGCGTGCGTGAGCCTTTGGGTATGTCGGGCGTGCGTTTGGAAGCCAAGGTCCACGTGGTGACGTGCGCCGTAAACGCTGCGCAAAACATTGAGAAGTGTGTGCGCCGTTGCGGTCTGGAAATCGACGACATCATCCTTGAACAGTTGGCGTCTGCTTATTCGGTCCTGACCGATGACGAGAAAGAACTAGGTGTTTGTCTTGTTGATATCGGTGGTGGCACCACCGACATCGCGATCTTCACCGAAGGAGCGATTCGTCACACCGCAGTTATCCCGATAGCGGGCGATCAGGTTACCAACGACATCGCCATGGCTTTGCGCACACCAACTCAGTACGCCGAAGAAATCAAAATTCGCTATGCCTGCGCCTTGGCCAAGCTGGCCGGCGCCGGTGAAACCATCAAAGTCCCAAGCGTTGGCGATCGTCCACCGCGCGAGTTGTCGCGTCAGGCGTTGGCCGAAGTGGTCGAGCCACGTTACGACGAGCTCTTCACCTTGATTCAGGCTGAGCTGCGTCGCAGTGGTTACGAAGATTTGATCCCAGCCGGCATTGTGCTGACTGGTGGTACTTCAAAAATGGAAGGCGCCATTGAGTTGGCTGAAGAAATCTTCCACATGCCGGTACGCCTCGGCGTGCCGCATAGCGTCAAAGGGCTCGCCGATGTCGTGCGCAACCCGATCTATTCCACAGGTGTAGGGCTATTGCTGTACGGACTGCAAAAGCAATCCGACGGCATCTCATTGTCCGGCATCAGTAGCAGTAACAGCGGCTATAGCAGCGATGAACCTAAAGCTCCTGTGCTTGAGCGCCTAAAGCGCTGGGTGCAGGGCAATTTCTAA
- a CDS encoding cell division protein FtsQ/DivIB produces MQGAMLRHQQPVPGRKPVPRGASRMVAKEPLSARLPKANFGFFKQLFWPVMLVVLGFGTYEAATRLLPYADRPITKINVQGDLSYISQQAVQQRIAPFVAASFFTIDLTGMRTELEQMPWIAHAEVRRVWPDQVVIRLEEQLPVARWGDQALLNNQGQAFAPRELANYEHLPQLFGPKRAQQQVMQQYQVLSQMLRPLGFSIVRLELRERGSWFLTTGAGSSGPGIELLLGRDHLVEKMRRFIAIYEKTLKEQITNIARIDLRYSNGLAVGWREQAAPSTDKPAVAKN; encoded by the coding sequence ATGCAAGGCGCGATGCTACGTCATCAGCAACCCGTTCCCGGCCGCAAGCCGGTGCCGCGTGGTGCAAGTCGAATGGTGGCTAAAGAGCCGCTGTCGGCGCGCCTGCCTAAAGCCAACTTTGGGTTTTTTAAACAGTTGTTCTGGCCGGTCATGTTGGTCGTTCTTGGTTTTGGTACTTACGAAGCCGCCACACGTCTGCTGCCGTATGCCGACCGGCCGATCACCAAGATTAACGTCCAGGGTGATCTGAGCTACATCAGTCAACAAGCCGTGCAGCAACGTATTGCGCCGTTTGTGGCTGCGAGCTTTTTCACCATTGACCTGACGGGAATGCGGACCGAGTTAGAGCAGATGCCGTGGATTGCTCACGCCGAAGTTCGCCGCGTCTGGCCGGATCAAGTCGTGATTCGTCTGGAAGAACAGCTGCCCGTAGCGCGCTGGGGTGATCAGGCGTTGCTGAATAACCAAGGTCAGGCATTTGCGCCGCGCGAGCTGGCCAATTATGAGCATTTACCGCAGTTGTTTGGCCCCAAGCGTGCCCAGCAACAAGTGATGCAGCAGTATCAGGTGTTAAGTCAGATGTTGCGGCCTTTGGGCTTCTCCATCGTGCGCCTGGAGTTACGCGAACGTGGTAGCTGGTTTTTGACCACCGGAGCGGGCAGTTCAGGCCCAGGTATCGAATTGTTGTTGGGCCGCGACCATCTGGTGGAAAAAATGCGCCGCTTCATCGCGATTTACGAAAAAACGCTCAAAGAACAGATCACGAATATCGCGCGCATCGACCTGCGTTATTCCAACGGCCTGGCCGTTGGATGGCGGGAGCAGGCAGCGCCTTCGACGGACAAACCCGCCGTCGCGAAGAATTGA
- a CDS encoding D-alanine--D-alanine ligase, with product MTINASLVCTLDPTVFGRVAVLFGGKSAEREVSLKSGQAVLEALQAAGVNAFGIDVGDDFLQHLVNEKIDRAFIVLHGRGGEDGSMQGLLECLEIPYTGSGVLASALAMDKLRTKQVWQSLGLPTPRHAVLSSEVDCISAAGELGFPLIVKPAHEGSSIGMAKVTSVDELIAAWKAASTYDSQVLVEQWIQGPEFTIATLRDQILPPIGLGTPHTFYDYDAKYVASDTQYRIPCGLDDAKEHELKELTARACEAVGIAGWARADVMQDASGKFWLLEVNTVPGMTDHSLVPMAARAAGLDFTQLVLAILADSLEARG from the coding sequence ATGACCATTAATGCCTCACTGGTCTGCACCTTAGACCCGACAGTGTTCGGTCGTGTCGCTGTGTTGTTTGGCGGTAAAAGCGCTGAGCGGGAAGTGTCTCTGAAATCCGGTCAAGCGGTGCTTGAGGCGTTGCAAGCCGCCGGTGTAAACGCATTTGGCATCGACGTAGGCGACGATTTTTTGCAGCATCTGGTCAACGAAAAAATTGACCGTGCCTTTATCGTTCTACACGGGCGTGGCGGCGAAGACGGCAGCATGCAGGGCCTGCTTGAGTGCCTGGAAATTCCTTACACCGGTAGCGGGGTATTGGCATCGGCACTGGCCATGGACAAATTGCGCACTAAACAAGTTTGGCAAAGTCTGGGCCTACCCACCCCTCGCCATGCGGTATTGAGCTCTGAGGTCGATTGTATTTCTGCGGCCGGGGAACTGGGCTTCCCTTTGATCGTCAAACCGGCCCATGAAGGTTCCAGTATCGGTATGGCCAAGGTGACCAGCGTCGACGAATTAATCGCCGCATGGAAAGCTGCCAGTACCTATGATTCGCAAGTGTTGGTCGAACAATGGATTCAAGGTCCGGAGTTCACCATCGCCACCCTGCGTGACCAGATATTACCGCCCATCGGTCTCGGCACTCCTCACACCTTTTATGACTACGACGCCAAGTACGTGGCTTCCGATACCCAGTATCGAATTCCTTGCGGGCTTGACGATGCTAAAGAACATGAGCTCAAAGAGTTGACTGCGCGTGCTTGCGAAGCTGTTGGTATCGCGGGCTGGGCGCGTGCGGATGTTATGCAAGACGCTAGTGGCAAATTTTGGCTGCTGGAAGTGAACACGGTTCCAGGTATGACCGATCACAGCTTGGTTCCAATGGCCGCGCGTGCTGCTGGTCTGGATTTCACGCAGTTGGTTTTGGCGATTTTGGCCGACAGTCTCGAGGCGCGAGGTTAA
- the murC gene encoding UDP-N-acetylmuramate--L-alanine ligase, with the protein MVENKRAMPQPEMRRIRRIHFVGIGGVGMCGIAEVLLNLGYEVSGSDLKASPVTERLESFGAHIFIGHHAKNTASADVLVVSSAVNTSNPEVASAIERRIPVVPRAEMLAELMRYRHGIAVAGTHGKTTTTSLIASVFAAGGLDPTFVIGGRLNAAGTNAQLGTSRYLIAEADESDASFLHLQPLVAVVTNIDADHMETYEGDFNKLKKTFVEFLHNLPFYGLAVVCIDDPVVREILPLIKRPTMTYGFSEEADVRAINVRQNGMQTFFTVLRRDHQPLDVSVNMPGNHNVLNSLATIAISTDEGVSDEAIVQGLSGFQGVGRRFQIYGELPVEGGNVMLVDDYGHHPREVAAVIEAVRGGWPNRRLVMVYQPHRFSRTRDLYDDFVQVLTEANVLLLMEVYPAGEEAIPGADSRHLAHSIRQRGLLDPIYIERGVELAPLVKPLLRAGDILLCQGAGDIGGLAPQLLKSPLFAGAIVAPTEGKLK; encoded by the coding sequence ATGGTTGAAAATAAACGCGCGATGCCGCAACCGGAAATGCGCCGCATCCGTCGTATCCACTTCGTTGGTATTGGCGGTGTTGGCATGTGCGGGATTGCCGAAGTGCTGCTGAACCTGGGTTATGAAGTGTCTGGCTCTGACCTGAAAGCTTCCCCGGTGACAGAGCGCCTCGAATCGTTCGGTGCGCATATCTTTATCGGCCATCACGCCAAGAACACCGCGAGCGCAGATGTACTGGTAGTTTCAAGCGCAGTGAATACGTCTAACCCAGAAGTCGCCAGTGCCATTGAACGGCGTATTCCAGTAGTGCCGCGCGCGGAAATGCTCGCCGAATTGATGCGCTATCGTCACGGCATTGCCGTAGCCGGTACCCATGGCAAAACCACCACCACCAGTTTGATCGCCTCGGTTTTCGCTGCCGGTGGTCTGGACCCTACGTTCGTGATTGGTGGTCGCTTGAACGCCGCGGGTACTAACGCGCAACTGGGCACAAGTCGTTACCTGATCGCCGAAGCTGATGAAAGCGATGCCAGCTTCTTACACCTGCAGCCGTTGGTGGCCGTGGTCACCAATATCGACGCTGACCACATGGAAACCTACGAAGGCGACTTCAATAAATTGAAGAAAACCTTTGTCGAGTTTCTGCATAACCTGCCTTTTTACGGCTTGGCGGTAGTTTGCATCGATGACCCTGTCGTGCGGGAAATTCTGCCGCTGATCAAGCGTCCGACCATGACCTATGGCTTCAGCGAAGAAGCTGACGTACGGGCAATCAATGTGCGTCAGAACGGCATGCAGACCTTCTTTACCGTGCTGCGCCGAGATCACCAGCCGCTGGATGTTTCGGTGAATATGCCGGGCAATCACAACGTTCTCAATTCTCTGGCGACCATCGCAATCTCTACCGATGAAGGCGTTTCTGACGAAGCTATTGTTCAGGGTTTGTCTGGTTTTCAAGGTGTCGGCCGGCGTTTTCAGATTTACGGTGAGCTGCCGGTTGAAGGCGGAAACGTGATGCTGGTTGATGATTACGGTCATCACCCGCGTGAAGTGGCAGCGGTGATTGAAGCTGTGCGTGGTGGTTGGCCGAATCGTCGGCTGGTGATGGTCTACCAGCCACATCGGTTCAGCCGTACCCGTGATCTTTACGACGATTTTGTGCAGGTACTAACCGAAGCCAATGTGCTGTTGTTGATGGAAGTCTATCCGGCCGGAGAAGAGGCAATCCCTGGTGCGGACAGCCGTCACTTGGCACACAGCATCCGTCAACGCGGCTTGTTGGACCCGATCTACATTGAGCGCGGCGTCGAACTGGCACCACTGGTCAAACCGCTGCTGCGCGCTGGCGATATCCTGCTTTGCCAAGGCGCCGGTGACATTGGTGGTCTTGCGCCACAACTGCTGAAAAGCCCGTTGTTCGCAGGCGCAATCGTTGCCCCTACTGAGGGGAAATTGAAATGA
- the murG gene encoding undecaprenyldiphospho-muramoylpentapeptide beta-N-acetylglucosaminyltransferase — MGANVLIMAGGTGGHVFPALACAQEFKARGYSVHWLGTPRGIENELVPQAGLPLHLINMTGLRGKGLLALFKAPFVLLKALMQARKIVRQLQPVCVLGLGGYVTGPGGLAAKLAGIPLIIHEQNAIAGTANRSLAPFASRVCEAFPNTFSTSAKRRTTGNPVRSELFLETPRQVLAGRKARLLILGGSLGAEPLNKLLPEALALLPVQLRPEVFHQAGKNHDQITLERYRTAGVDAQVAPFIKDMAQAYGWADLVVCRAGALTVSELAAAGLPSLLVPLPHAIDDHQSRNAEYLAREGAAFVMPQATTGVAEMAARLKEVLMQPEQLNSMARTARRLAKPDATRTVVDVCLEVAHG; from the coding sequence ATGGGCGCTAACGTGCTGATCATGGCGGGCGGTACCGGTGGGCATGTGTTCCCGGCGTTGGCCTGCGCGCAAGAGTTTAAAGCTCGTGGTTACAGCGTTCATTGGTTGGGCACGCCACGTGGCATCGAGAATGAGTTGGTGCCCCAGGCAGGCTTGCCGTTGCATCTAATCAACATGACCGGTTTGCGCGGTAAAGGCTTGCTGGCTCTGTTCAAGGCGCCGTTTGTGTTGCTCAAGGCGCTGATGCAGGCGCGCAAAATCGTTCGTCAGCTGCAACCGGTGTGCGTGCTGGGTCTGGGAGGATACGTCACCGGCCCTGGTGGACTGGCGGCAAAACTGGCCGGCATTCCTTTGATTATTCATGAGCAAAACGCAATTGCGGGTACCGCTAACCGCAGTTTGGCTCCGTTCGCCAGCCGTGTATGCGAAGCGTTTCCAAATACCTTTTCCACCTCTGCCAAACGCCGCACGACCGGCAACCCGGTGCGTAGCGAATTGTTTCTGGAAACTCCACGTCAAGTATTGGCTGGACGTAAAGCCCGCCTGCTGATCCTCGGGGGCAGTCTCGGTGCTGAACCGCTTAACAAGTTGCTGCCCGAAGCGTTGGCGTTGTTACCGGTTCAATTGCGCCCTGAAGTATTTCATCAGGCAGGTAAGAATCACGACCAAATTACCTTAGAGCGCTATCGCACTGCTGGCGTCGACGCGCAAGTGGCGCCTTTCATTAAAGACATGGCTCAAGCTTATGGCTGGGCCGATCTGGTGGTCTGTCGTGCAGGCGCGCTGACGGTAAGTGAGCTGGCAGCAGCTGGTCTGCCTTCGCTGTTGGTGCCATTGCCCCACGCAATCGATGATCACCAGTCGCGTAACGCTGAGTATTTGGCCCGCGAAGGCGCTGCCTTCGTCATGCCTCAAGCGACAACTGGCGTAGCCGAAATGGCCGCACGTCTGAAAGAGGTTTTGATGCAACCCGAACAACTGAACAGCATGGCTCGCACTGCTCGCCGCCTGGCCAAACCTGATGCAACCCGCACCGTGGTAGATGTGTGTCTGGAGGTGGCTCATGGTTGA
- the ftsW gene encoding putative lipid II flippase FtsW, with the protein MLGIIRPYPSPLISGRGIDVDFPMLAGCLALLGLGLVMITSASSEVAAVQSGNPLYMMIRHLIYLVIGLGVCAATMMIPVSTWQRLGWLMLIGAFGLLVIVLVPGLGREVNGSMRWIGFGMFNVQPSEIAKVFVVIFLGGYLVRQQQEVRESWMGFFKPFIVLLPMAGLLLMEPDFGATVVMMGAAAAMLFLGGVGLFRFTLMVVLAVGAVFVLVQAQPYRMARLITFTDPWSDQFGAGYQLTQALIAFGRGEWFGVGLGNSVQKQFYLPEAHTDFVFAVLAEELGVVGSLLTVALFVFVSIRAMYIGLWAERAKQYFGAYVAYGLAFLWIGQFLINIGVNVGLLPTKGLTLPFLSYGGSSLVICCASLGLLLRIEWESRTNTGSEETEFNESDFAEESNNGR; encoded by the coding sequence ATTCTCGGCATAATTCGGCCTTACCCATCCCCGCTGATCAGTGGCCGTGGCATCGATGTCGATTTTCCGATGCTCGCGGGTTGCCTGGCGCTGTTGGGACTCGGTTTGGTCATGATTACCTCAGCATCGTCGGAAGTAGCCGCAGTACAATCCGGTAATCCGCTGTACATGATGATTCGCCACCTTATCTATCTGGTCATCGGCCTGGGTGTCTGCGCTGCGACGATGATGATTCCGGTATCAACCTGGCAACGGCTGGGCTGGCTGATGCTGATTGGCGCGTTCGGTTTGCTGGTGATCGTGTTGGTGCCGGGGTTGGGCCGCGAGGTCAACGGTTCAATGCGTTGGATCGGTTTCGGGATGTTCAACGTTCAGCCCTCCGAGATCGCCAAAGTTTTTGTCGTCATCTTCCTTGGCGGGTATCTGGTTCGCCAACAGCAAGAAGTCCGTGAAAGCTGGATGGGCTTCTTTAAGCCGTTCATTGTTTTGTTGCCCATGGCTGGCTTGCTGTTGATGGAACCGGACTTCGGCGCCACCGTGGTGATGATGGGTGCTGCGGCCGCCATGCTGTTTTTGGGCGGCGTTGGTTTGTTCCGATTCACCTTGATGGTGGTCTTGGCGGTGGGTGCGGTGTTCGTGTTGGTTCAAGCGCAGCCTTACCGTATGGCGCGTTTGATTACCTTCACCGACCCATGGTCCGATCAGTTTGGGGCTGGCTATCAGTTGACCCAAGCCCTGATTGCATTTGGTCGCGGCGAATGGTTTGGGGTAGGTCTGGGCAATAGCGTCCAAAAACAGTTCTACCTGCCTGAAGCGCACACTGACTTTGTGTTCGCCGTGCTCGCTGAAGAGTTGGGCGTGGTGGGTTCGTTGCTCACCGTGGCGCTGTTCGTGTTCGTCAGTATCCGGGCGATGTACATCGGCTTGTGGGCCGAAAGGGCTAAGCAATACTTCGGCGCTTATGTCGCCTATGGATTGGCGTTCCTCTGGATAGGTCAGTTTCTGATCAATATCGGGGTGAATGTCGGGCTGCTGCCGACCAAAGGCCTGACCTTGCCGTTCCTCAGCTACGGCGGCAGTTCGTTGGTGATTTGTTGCGCGAGTCTTGGTTTGTTGCTGCGTATCGAGTGGGAGTCGCGGACCAATACCGGAAGTGAAGAAACGGAATTTAATGAAAGCGACTTCGCTGAGGAGTCGAATAATGGGCGCTAA
- the murD gene encoding UDP-N-acetylmuramoyl-L-alanine--D-glutamate ligase, with protein sequence MSLIASDHFRIVVGLGKSGMSLVRFLANRGVSFAVADTRENPPELGTLREQYPQVEVRCGELDVEFLCRADELYVSPGLALATPALQQAAARGVKLSGDIELFARNAKAPIIAISGSNAKSTVTTMVGDMAASAGKRVAVGGNLGTPALDLLDDSVELYVLELSSFQLETTDQLGAEVATVLNVSEDHMDRYSGLPAYHLAKHRIFRGARQVVVNRQDALSRPLIGEGLPCWTFGLNTPDFHGFGLREENGEKFLAFQFDTLMPVRELKVRGAHNQSNALAALALGHAVGLPFDAMLNSLRAFTGLTHRCQWLRERDGVSYYDDSKATNVGASLAAIEGLGADITGKLVLIAGGDGKGADFSALREPVTAHCRAVVLLGRDAEILAQALGEAVALIRVNTLEEAVLRAAEIAQDGDAVLLSPACASLDMFKNYEERGRLFARSVEALS encoded by the coding sequence GTGTCTCTGATCGCTTCTGACCACTTCCGCATCGTTGTCGGCCTCGGCAAGAGCGGCATGTCTCTGGTTCGCTTTCTGGCGAACCGGGGCGTGTCGTTTGCCGTGGCGGATACGCGGGAAAATCCACCTGAACTGGGGACATTGCGTGAGCAATACCCGCAGGTGGAAGTGCGTTGTGGCGAACTGGATGTGGAGTTTCTGTGCCGCGCCGACGAGCTGTACGTGAGTCCTGGTCTGGCTCTGGCCACTCCGGCGTTGCAACAAGCGGCGGCCCGTGGCGTGAAGTTGTCGGGTGACATTGAGTTGTTTGCCCGCAATGCGAAGGCGCCCATCATCGCAATTAGTGGCTCGAACGCGAAGAGCACCGTGACAACCATGGTCGGCGACATGGCGGCGTCGGCAGGCAAGCGCGTCGCGGTCGGCGGCAACTTGGGTACTCCGGCGCTGGACCTGCTCGACGACTCTGTCGAGCTTTACGTGCTTGAACTCTCCAGCTTCCAGCTTGAAACCACCGATCAACTCGGTGCTGAAGTGGCCACCGTGCTTAACGTCAGCGAAGACCATATGGACCGCTACAGTGGTTTGCCAGCGTATCACTTGGCCAAGCATCGGATTTTCCGGGGCGCGCGGCAAGTGGTGGTCAATCGGCAGGACGCATTGTCGCGGCCGCTGATCGGCGAGGGCCTGCCTTGCTGGACCTTCGGTTTGAACACTCCTGATTTCCACGGCTTCGGTTTGCGAGAAGAGAACGGCGAAAAATTCCTCGCCTTCCAATTCGACACCTTGATGCCGGTTCGCGAGCTGAAGGTGCGCGGCGCCCACAACCAGTCCAATGCGCTGGCAGCGTTGGCCTTGGGTCACGCGGTCGGTTTGCCATTCGACGCCATGTTGAACAGCCTGCGCGCATTCACCGGACTGACGCACCGTTGCCAATGGCTGCGCGAGCGTGATGGTGTCAGCTATTACGATGATTCCAAAGCCACCAACGTCGGTGCTTCGCTGGCCGCTATCGAAGGTCTGGGTGCAGATATCACCGGGAAACTGGTGTTGATCGCCGGGGGCGACGGCAAAGGTGCTGATTTCTCAGCCCTGCGCGAGCCGGTAACGGCCCATTGTCGCGCCGTCGTGCTACTAGGTCGCGATGCAGAAATCCTGGCGCAAGCGCTGGGTGAAGCGGTTGCTTTAATACGCGTCAATACATTGGAAGAAGCCGTGCTGCGTGCCGCCGAAATCGCTCAAGACGGGGACGCTGTATTGCTGTCGCCAGCCTGTGCAAGCCTGGATATGTTCAAGAACTACGAAGAACGTGGCCGCCTTTTCGCTCGCTCGGTGGAGGCGTTGTCATGA
- the mraY gene encoding phospho-N-acetylmuramoyl-pentapeptide-transferase → MLLLLAEYLQQFYKGFAVFQYLTLRGILGVLTALSLSLFLGPWMIRTLQNRQIGQSVRNDGPQSHLAKSGTPTMGGALILSAIAVSTLLWADLSNRYVWVVLIVTLLFGGIGWVDDYRKVIEKNSKGLPSRWKYFWQSVFGLGAAIFLYSTAPSAVETTLIVPMLKDVSIPLGLGFMVLTYFVIVGSSNAVNLTDGLDGLAILPTVMVGGALGIFCYLSGNVKFAEYLLIPYVPGAGELIVFCGALIGAGLGFLWFNTYPAQVFMGDVGALALGAALGTIAVIVRQEIVLFIMGGVFVMETLSVVIQVASFKLTGRRVFRMAPIHHHFELKGWPEPRVIVRFWIITVILVLIGLATLKLR, encoded by the coding sequence ATGCTGCTGTTGTTGGCGGAGTATTTACAACAATTCTACAAAGGCTTCGCGGTCTTCCAATACCTGACTCTGCGCGGGATTCTCGGCGTGCTTACCGCATTGTCGCTCTCGCTGTTCCTGGGCCCATGGATGATTCGGACCTTGCAGAACCGTCAGATCGGGCAATCGGTTCGAAATGACGGTCCGCAATCACATTTGGCCAAATCGGGCACGCCAACCATGGGTGGCGCGCTGATTCTGTCTGCTATCGCCGTTAGCACGTTGTTGTGGGCCGACCTAAGCAATCGCTACGTCTGGGTGGTGCTGATCGTTACCTTGCTGTTTGGTGGCATCGGCTGGGTCGATGATTACCGCAAAGTTATTGAAAAAAATTCAAAAGGGTTGCCAAGTCGTTGGAAATACTTCTGGCAATCGGTGTTCGGTCTTGGTGCGGCGATCTTCCTTTACTCCACGGCGCCTTCCGCTGTGGAAACCACACTGATAGTGCCGATGCTCAAGGATGTCAGCATTCCGCTTGGCTTAGGCTTCATGGTGTTGACCTACTTCGTGATCGTCGGCTCAAGCAATGCGGTCAACTTGACAGACGGCCTCGACGGCCTGGCGATTTTGCCAACAGTAATGGTTGGCGGCGCGTTGGGTATCTTCTGCTACCTGTCGGGTAACGTGAAATTTGCTGAATACCTACTCATTCCTTACGTCCCCGGTGCTGGTGAACTGATCGTGTTTTGCGGCGCATTGATTGGCGCGGGATTAGGCTTCCTCTGGTTTAACACTTACCCGGCACAAGTCTTCATGGGCGACGTCGGTGCCTTGGCCCTTGGCGCGGCACTGGGCACCATCGCCGTTATCGTTCGTCAGGAAATCGTCTTGTTCATCATGGGCGGTGTGTTCGTGATGGAGACCCTGTCCGTTGTAATCCAGGTTGCGTCTTTCAAGTTGACCGGTCGTCGCGTGTTTCGCATGGCGCCGATCCACCACCACTTTGAACTCAAAGGCTGGCCCGAGCCGCGTGTAATTGTCCGCTTCTGGATTATTACCGTGATTTTGGTGCTGATCGGCCTTGCCACCCTGAAGCTGAGGTAG
- a CDS encoding UDP-N-acetylmuramoyl-tripeptide--D-alanyl-D-alanine ligase has product MLKPLTFSELVAPLNGRQVGADCAFAGVSIDSRHIAPGQLFIALCGPNFDGHDYLNDVASKGAAGALVEREVSGSELSQLVVADTRLALAQLGALNRNRFDRPVAAITGSSGKTTTKEMLASILRTRGSVLATRGNLNNELGVPLTLLELAQEHTAAVIELGASRRGEITYTVGLAKPHVAVITNAGTAHVGEFGGPEKIVQAKGEILEGLSASGTAVLNRDDKAFATWHARANGRPVLSFALNDDSADFYARDLTRDARGCPSFTLHGPCGSASIQLNLLGAYNIANALAAAAAAHAMGVSLGGIVAGLNAVQPVKGRAVAQLATNGIRLIDDTYNANPTAMCAAVDILAGFSGRTVLVLGDIGELGEWAEQGHRDVGTYAAGKVSALYAVGPMMAYAVKAFGEHGYHFASQQDLIAALGAEQDTNTTILIKGSRSAAMENIVAALCGSSQEKH; this is encoded by the coding sequence ATGCTTAAGCCTCTGACTTTCAGTGAGCTGGTTGCTCCACTCAATGGCCGTCAGGTTGGCGCTGATTGCGCCTTTGCCGGGGTAAGTATTGATAGCCGCCATATTGCTCCGGGGCAGCTGTTTATCGCGCTTTGCGGTCCGAACTTTGATGGGCATGACTATCTGAATGACGTCGCGAGCAAAGGTGCCGCTGGTGCGTTGGTCGAGCGTGAAGTCTCGGGTTCTGAATTGTCGCAGTTGGTAGTTGCGGATACGCGTCTGGCGTTGGCTCAGCTTGGTGCCTTGAATCGTAACCGGTTTGATAGGCCTGTCGCGGCGATCACCGGTTCCAGCGGTAAAACCACCACCAAGGAAATGCTTGCTAGCATCCTGCGTACGCGTGGGTCGGTCTTGGCAACCCGAGGCAATTTGAACAACGAGTTAGGGGTTCCATTAACTCTGCTTGAGCTGGCGCAGGAACATACGGCGGCCGTCATTGAGTTAGGCGCTTCTCGACGGGGTGAAATCACCTACACCGTCGGTCTGGCAAAGCCGCACGTTGCGGTCATCACTAACGCAGGAACCGCCCACGTGGGTGAGTTCGGCGGCCCGGAGAAGATCGTCCAGGCCAAGGGTGAAATCCTCGAGGGCCTTAGTGCTAGCGGTACAGCCGTCCTCAATCGAGATGATAAGGCGTTTGCTACCTGGCATGCCCGCGCCAATGGCCGCCCTGTTTTGAGCTTTGCCTTGAATGATGATTCAGCAGATTTTTACGCCAGAGACCTGACCCGCGATGCTCGCGGCTGCCCTAGCTTTACGTTGCATGGTCCCTGCGGATCGGCGTCGATTCAGCTCAATCTGCTAGGCGCCTATAACATCGCTAATGCCTTGGCAGCTGCGGCTGCGGCGCATGCAATGGGTGTGTCACTGGGCGGGATCGTCGCAGGTTTAAATGCGGTTCAACCGGTCAAGGGCCGAGCGGTGGCGCAGTTGGCTACTAACGGCATTCGTCTGATTGATGACACGTACAACGCTAACCCCACCGCGATGTGCGCGGCCGTTGATATACTCGCCGGCTTTTCTGGGCGCACCGTCTTGGTGCTCGGAGATATTGGCGAGCTGGGCGAGTGGGCCGAGCAGGGCCATCGCGATGTAGGCACGTACGCCGCTGGCAAAGTCTCGGCGCTCTACGCAGTAGGGCCGATGATGGCTTACGCGGTAAAAGCGTTCGGCGAGCACGGCTATCACTTCGCCAGTCAGCAAGACCTGATCGCAGCGCTTGGCGCGGAGCAGGACACTAACACCACTATTTTGATTAAAGGTTCGCGCAGCGCGGCGATGGAAAACATCGTCGCCGCTTTGTGTGGTTCTAGCCAGGAGAAACATTGA